The nucleotide sequence GGGAATCGAGATTCTCATCGTGACCAATGGGTCTCAGATGCTGGATCTCGAGCAGTTCCGGGCCTTTGGGATCGACCCTCTTGCCAAGGCCACGGTGGCGTTGAAGTCGATGCAGCATTTTCGCGCCGCCTTCGAACCGATCGCCGCCCGCGTGATCGTCTGCGACAGCGGCGCGCTCTGCACGCCCAATCTGGCTGCCTTGCCCTACCAAAACGTTCCGAGGCCGGTCTTCCCGCTCGACCGATAGAGCGGAAGGGGTCCGCGAGGCGTGAGTGAGACCGGGAGCGGTCCCGACGTCGCGGCTGAAAACCCAAGCTCACTCGGCGCGGCGCCACTCCTCGACCCACAAGGTGGTGGGGCCCATGTGACCGGTCGGACGCAGCCCCTCCAGCCAAGGCGGCAGGACATAAGGTTGAGCACGCCAATAGAGCGGCAGAGCCGGCAGATCGGTGGCATAAAGCCGCTGCAGCTCGGCCCAGAGTTCCGCCCGCGCCTCACGGTCGAGCTCCACCTCGATCCGGTCGATCAACGCATCCATTTCGGGCGTGCAGTAGCCGGGATAGTTCTGACCGCCCCAGCTGTTCTCCTCCGTCGGGATCTGCTCGCAATGCAGCGTGGTCCGCGGCACATTCTCGGGGCTTGAGAACCAGGCGAACATGGCCAGGCCGCTAAAGCGCCGCTGGCTCACGGTCTGACCGAAGAACACCCGCGCCGGCTCATTGCGAATGGTCAGCTCGACACCGATGTCCTGCAGCTGGCTCTGGATCACCTGCTGTACCAGTTCGCGCGTGCGATCGCCGGCCGTGGTCATGATTTCCAGGCGCAAGGGTTCGCCCGCCGCGTTGCGCCGAACGCCGCTGCCGCCCTCACGAGTCCAGCCCGCCTCTTCGAGCAAGTCGCCGGCCCGCGCAGGATCGAAGGCGTAGGTCGGGACAGCTTCGCTATAGACCCAGTCGAGCGGGCTGACATTGCCGTCGGCCACGGGATTGCGGCCCGCGAAGAGCCGCTCGCTGATGGCGTCGCGGTCGATGCCATGCAGCAGGGCCTGACGAACACGCCGGTCGGCCAGGATCGGGTTGTCGAGCATCAGATCGATGTGCTCGTACACCAGACCCGGCTTGAAAAGCACGTTCCAGTCGTCGCCGTGGCGCTGTTCGAAGGCCAAGGCCTGGTCGACGGTCAGACCCATCGCGCCGGGAACCATGTCGATGGCGCCGGACAGCAGGTTCGCCTCCAGCGCCGGCGTGTTCTCGATCACCCGCACGACGATGCGATCGAAAGCCGGCGGTGCGCCGAACCACGTCTCGTTCGGCTCCAGCGCGACCTCGGCCCCTGGAGTCATCGAGACGACCTTATAGGGCCCAAAAGCCAAGCCGGGATTGGTCGGATCGCTGTCGAAGGCCGTGCGCGTACGATAGCTTGCCGGGTCCGACTCGAAAATCGGCCGCTCAATGTGCGCAGGCAGCACCCGAAAATCGGCGGAGGAGCCGTATTCGAAGGTGACGCGGTCGGCATGGAAGGTGAAGGTCTTGTCGTCGATCACCGTGATGTCGAGGATGCGCCGGTAAAGCTCGAAGTTACTGACACCGGACTGCGGATGCCGGCCGACGTCCCAGGTAAAGAGCACGTCCTCGGTCGTGACCGGAGTGCCGTCGCCCCAGGTCGCCTCGGGATGGATGCTGTAAGTGACTGCGATCCCCTCGCCGCCGTCCGGCGTCGTCTCCAGAACCGCAGATCCCGCTTCCAGGCTCGGAACCTCGGTACAGAGGAAGCAGACCACCTCCCAATCGTGATCGTAGTGGGTGAGCGGACGCAGGGTCATGCCCTGCAGGTAGCTCTTGGCCAGCATCGAATCGATGTTGGGATGCAGCGTCGAAGGGAACTGGGTCACGCCGATGGTCAAGGTCCCCGCCCCACCCGCCGCGCGAGGCGTGCCGGCCGGCAAGGCGCTTAGGGCAAGGAAGGCGAGAAGGAGACCGCAGCGGCGGAGCAGTCGGCCCGGCGTCAGGGCTGTCGGCTCGCGCCCCATGCCCCTAGGTCTCGTCACGATGGGCGTGCAGAGCGCCACTCTCGTCCGGCGGCGGCAGCCGGCCTTCCTCGGCCGCATGGCAGCGCACCTGGCCGCCGGCTGCGAAGTCGAGCGTCTTCGGTGTTTCGCTGCGACAGCGGTCCTCCGCGAAAGGGCAGCGCGGATGGAAGTGACAGCCGCTCGGCGGGTGGATCGGGCTGGGAACCTCGCCAGCCACAGGAATCCGTTGCCGTCCGGTCATCTCCAAGTCGGGGATCGCGTCCAACAGCATGCGCGTGTAGGGATGCTGTGGATTGAAGAAGACGCGATGTGCCTCGCCCCACTCGACCAAACGGCCCAGGTACATGACCCCGACGTAGTCGGAGATGTGATAGACCACCGCCAAGTCGTGGCTGATGAAGAGATAGGTCAGCCCCAGATCCTTCTGGAGCTCCTTCATCAGATTGAGGATCTGCGCCTGTACGGAGACGTCGAGCGCCGAGGTCGGCTCGTCGCAAACCAGGAATTCCGGGTTGGACGCCAGCGCGCGCGCAATGGAGATGCGCTGGCGTTGCCCGCCGGAGAACTCGTGCGGAAACTTCTCGCCGTCACGGGCGGAGAGACGAACCTGTTCCAGAAGCTCGCCGACCCGCCGCCGGATCTGACCGTCATCGCTCATGATGCCATGCGCACGGATCGGCTCCGCGATGATGTCGGCGACCCGCCAGCGCGGATTGAGGCTGGCGAAAGGATCCTGAAAGATCATCTGGAAGCGCTTGCGGACCGGCGCCTGCTGCTTGCGGGTTTTTAGCGAAGCCAGGTCGACGCCTTCGAAATGTACGGTCCCGCGGGTCGGCTGATAGAGCCCGACCACCAAGCGCGCCACCGTCGACTTGCCGCAGCCGGATTCGCCGACCAGACTGAAAGTCTTGCCGCGTGGAATATCGAAGGAGACGCCATCAACCGCCTTCAGGATCGAGCGGGGCTCGTTCTCCAGAACGCGATTGAGCCAAGGCGGCGAAACGTCGAAGTAGCGAGCCAGGTCCTGCACCTGGAGCAGTGGTTGCTCACCCGCGCCTGACTGGGTCTGAGTCCCAGCCTTTTCCCGGACATCTTCGGCAATTTGCGACATCAGATCCTCCGGCCCACTCTATTCGGCCGCTTTCTTCGCGCCTTCGTCGAACAGCCAACAGGCGACTTGGGTGCGGTCCACGGAGATCAGCTCCGGCCGTTCCACGCGGCAACGGTCGTGGACGTTCGGACAGCGCGGGTTAAAAGCGCAGCCTTGCGGAATTTCGGTCAAACGCGGCATCGACCCCTCGATCTGAGTCAGCCGCTCCGTGTCGTGCCCGATCATCGGAATCGAGCCCATCAGGCCGTGGGTGTAGGGGTGTTTGGCGTTCTGTACCACATCGCGGACCGGACCGATCTCCGCGATTCGACCGGCGTACATCACCGCCACCCGATCCGCCGTTTCGGCGATCACGCCCATGTCGTGGGTGATCAGCATCACGGCCGCCCCATGCTCCTTACACATCCGCTTGAGGAGCTTGATGATCTGAGCCTGGATCGATACGTCGAGCGCGGTGGTCGGCTCGTCGGCGATCACCAGCTTCGGGTTGACGCAAAGTGCCAAGGCAATGACGACACGCTGGCGCATGCCGCCGGAGAACTGGTGCGGATACTGATCGATGCGGCGTTCCGGGGCCGGAATGCCGACCTCGGACAGCAAGTCGATGGCCTGCTTGCGCGCCGCATCCTCGGAGATGTTTCGATGCGTCTGGATCGTCTCGACGAGCTGCCGGCCGACCGTGTAGAGCGGGTTGAGACTGGTCAGCGGATCCTGGAAGACCATGCCGATTTCGCGGCCGCGGATCTGGCGCATCTCTCGGTAGGACAGATTGTCGATCCGCCGCCCCTTCAGCAGCACCTCACCGGCCGCGATGCGGCCCGGCGGCTCCAACAGCCCGATCACGGCCGAGCCGGTGAGCGACTTGCCGGCGCCGGACTCGCCGACGACACCCAGCACCTCGCCCTCCTTGATGTCGAAGGACACACCATTCACGGCCACCAGTGTCCCGCGGCGCGTCGGAAACTCGACCCGCAGGTCACGGACTTCCAGGAGAGGGGTTCGATCCAAATCCGACATCAGCGCAACTTCGGGTTCAGGGCGTCGCGCAACCAATCGCCCAGTAGGTTGACGGCCAGGACCAGGATGACCAGCGCCACTCCAGGGAAGATGGTCATCCACCACTCGCCGGAAAAGAGATACTCCTGGCCGATCCGGATCAGCGTACCGAGCGACGGCTCGGACGAGGGAATGCCGACGCCGAGAAACGAGAGCGTCGCTTCCGTCAAAACGGCCAGCGCCAGCGAAAGAGTCCCGATCACCAGCACCGGCCCCATGACGTTGGGCAGCACATGGCGCACCATGATCAGCGCCGGATGGATGCCGATCACCTTGGCAGCCTGCACGTACTCGCGGTTCTTCTCGACCAGGGTGGAGCCGCGGACCGTGCGGGCGAAGTTGACCCAGAGAGACGAGGCGATCGCCAGAATCAGTACTGGATAGGTCAACTCCTCGGCGGTGTTGCGCGGCAGCACCGAGCCGACGATGCCGTCCACCAGCAGCGCGATCAGAATCGCCGGAAAGGTTAACTGAATATCGGCGAAGCGCATGATCACACTGTCGACGCGCCCACCCACGTAGCCGGAAATCAAGCCCAGGATCGTGCCGATGATGGCCGCCAGCACCACGGAGGCGAAGCCGATCACCAGAGAGGCCTGCATGCCGAACATGATGCCCGACAGCATGTCCCGGCCCTGATCGTCGGTTCCAAGGGGAAAACTCGCGTCGCCGCCGGAAGACCAGGCCGGCGGCTTGAAGGCGTCCATCAAATTGAGGCTTGCCATGTTGGTGGTGTCGTGAGGCGCGACCCAGGGAGCGAGGAAAGCCCCCAGGAACAACAGCACCGTTACGGCGAAGGCGACGATCGTGAGCGGCGACCGTTTGAAGGAGTAGAAAACATCCGAATCGAGAAACCGGTGCCAACCGTCGGCGATCTTGCCGGCAAGGGTGAGCTGCGGTGCTGCACCTGCGCCACCTGGCTCTCGTGCCACTTCGGCCATGCCGTTACGCCTCCCCTAATGCCCGCCGCCGCCGCGCTCGACGCGCAGCCGCGGGTCGACCACGTAGTAAAGCAGGTCGACGATCAGATTGATGACGACGAAGAACAGCGCAATCAGCACCAGGTAGCTGCTCATCACCGGAATGTCGGCGAACTGGATTGCCTGAATAATCAGAAGGCCCATGCCCGGCCAGGCAAAGACCGTCTCGGTAATGATCGAAAACGCCAGGAGCGAGCCGATCTGCAGCCCGATGATGGTGATCACCGGAACCAGCGTGTTCTTGAGGGCATGGCCGAAGTTGATCGCCCGGTTCGACAGCCCCCGCGCCCGCGCGAACTTAATGTAGTCGGTGCGCAGAACCTCCAGCATCTCGGCGCGAACCAGACGCATGATCAGCGTCAGCTGGAACAGCGCCAGGGTAATCGCCGGAAGCACCAGGGAGCGCCAGCCCTGCAGGGTGAGGAAGGAGGTTTCCCACCAGCCGAGGTCGATCGTTCCGCCGCGCCCGAAGGTCGGCAACCAGGCCAGCCAAACCCCGAAGATCAGGATCAGAAGGATACCGATCAGGAAGGTCGGCAGAGAGATTCCGATCAGCGATACCGTCAGAAAGACCTTGGATATCGGTGAATTGCGGTTAAGCCCCGTATAGACCCCCATCGGCACACCGACCACCAAGGCAATGATCGCGGAGACCAAGACGAGTTCGATGGTCGCCGGCAGACGTTGGGCGATGATGTCTTCGACAGGGATGCCAAGGCGGTATGACAGACCGAATTGAAACTGCGCCGCGTTACCGACGAAGTTGACGAACTGGATCGGGATGGGATCGTTGAGGCCGAGCCGTTCGCGCAAAGCCTCGCGCTGCTCTTGCGTCGCGTCCTGACCAACCATGTTGTTGATCGGATCGCCGACGAACTGGAACAGCGAGAAAGATACGAAGGCGACGACCAGCATGACCAGGACGGCCTGGAACAAACGCTGGATGACGAAGGCGAACATCTGCCACGAAGCTCCCTGACGTTCATCCTTAGTCTGCCCGAGCGGTCTGATGCCGCCCTTTTGCCGCGCAGCCTAACAGGATGCGAAAAAACAACGGCGGCCCGGAGGGTCTCTCTCCGGGCCGCCGCCCCGCGCCCGAAGGCGTTACTGCATCACGACGTAGCGCAGGTCCACGTCGTTGAAGGGACGCTGGATGATCTCGGCCACGGTGTCCGTCCGCACGCCCCAGGCCAAGGCCTGCTGGTGCAGCGGAACGTGACCGACATCATCCTGATGGATCTGGAAGGCCTCGGTGATCAAAGCCTGGCGGGCTTCCGGATCCATCTCCGTCTTGATCCGCTCGGCCAGATCCATGACCTGCTGATTGTTGTAGCGACCGCTGTTCCAGTCACCGTGACCCGGCGCGCCGGTGGTCATGAGCTGCATCAGCGGGTTCAGCGAGTCGTAGGAGCCCGGCGTCCAACCCAGCATGAAGAAGCTGGTGTTGTTTTCCTCGGCCCGGCCGATCTTGTTGAAGTGCAGGGATTTGGTCTGCGCGTTCAGGCTGACGTTGATTCCGATCCGCTCGAGCATCGGGATCACGGCGTTGCAGATGGCCTCGTCATTGACGTAGCGATCGTTCGGGCAATCGAGAGTGACCGGGAAACCGTCGGCGAAGCCCGCTTCCTCGAGCAGTTCCCGCGACCTGTCGGGATTGTACTCGTAGGGGGTATTGAGATCCTCGACGAAGCCGTTGATGCCCGGCGCAACCATGAGGCCGGTCGGCGTGGAAGCGCCGCGCATCACGACGCGCTGGATCGCCTGCAGGTCAATGGCATGGGCGAAGGCCGCGCGAACCCGCTGGTCCTTGAAGGGGTTCTGGCCGGTGCCCGGCATGTCGAGCAGCTCATCGCGCCACTGATCGAAGCCGAGGAAGATGGTCCGAAGCTCGGGTCCCTCGAGAACGTCCACGTCCGCCTCGTTCTGGAGACGGGGAATATCCTGCAACGGCACCGGATACATCATGTCGATCTCGCCGGACAGCAGCGCCGCCACGCGCGTGGCGTCGTTGGGGATCGGCGTCAGAACGGCACGGTCGATGTTGGACATCATGCCGTCAGCGTTCCAGTAACCCTCGAAAGGCTCGAGAACCAGCCGGTTGTCCTGAACCCACTCGACCACGCGGTAGGGGCCGGTCCCATTGGCGTTGACGTTCGGAAAGTTCGTCTGGCCGGCACCGCGCACAACCTCGAAGGAGTTGTTCTCCTCAACCCACTCCTTATCCATGATGTAGAAGTTGGGCATGTTGAGCAGCAGGATCGGGTCCGGACCGTTAGTGACGATCTCCACCGTATAGTCGTCGACCTTCCGCACCTCCTCGATCGTGGCGATCGCGAAGGACATATCGGAGGTTTCCTGCGACTGGCGTTCGAAAGAATAGACCACGTCGTCGGCGGTGAAGGGATTGCCGTTGTGGAAGGTGACGCCCTCGCGCAAAGCGAAGCGCCAGGTCACGTCATCGACGTTTTCCCAACTGACCGCCAAGTCGGGCTCCAACGAGAGGTCCGGCTTCCGATGGATCAGCAGGCCGTAGATGTTGCCCTTCATGGTGTTGGTCGGACCCTCGTTGTTCGAATGGGGGTCCAGACCCAAGACATCGCCCGTGGTGGCGTAGCGGAACACCTTCTCCTGCGCCTGCGCGTCTTGCGTCGGCGACAATGTGAGAGCCGCAACGGCAGCCACAGCAGCGACCAGTCCCAGACGGTATCGCATAGCTGTCTCCCTGTAACTCAATCCCTGCGCAGTCCGACGGCACCTGGCCATTGACCGCTTTCATGATCCCTTCTTAATCCCGCTTCGGTAAGCGGACGCGGATCCGAGCAATCAGAACCGAACCTCTTGCCGACGGGCGAAACGGTGAGGGTTGCCCGTTTCACTGAGCCGTAACCTATGCCCCCTTTGGGCGACGGAACAAGCGGAAATCACCGTCCGCCGACCCCGAACGGGCGTCTTCGTATCCCATCTATCACAGTGTATTTTTGTAAATCTCGCCAGCCTTGACGATCAGCGGCATGTGCCGTCCCTGATCCTGCAGCAATTCCAAATCGGCCAAGGGATTGCCGTCGATCAGCAGCAGATCGGCATAGGCTCCGGGCGCGACGCAACCGAGCTTCCCGGTGCGATTCATCAACTCAGCATTGCCGCTGGTGGCCTGCCGCAGGACCTCCAGGGGCGACAGGACCTCGGCGCGGATGAGAAACTCGCGCGATTGGTGGCGATGCATCTCGCCCAGCAGGTCGCTGCCGAAGCCCATCTTGACGCCGGCCGCCTTCAAGATCTCCAACGCCTCCAGGCCGGTCGTACGCACATCGGCAACCTTGGCGATGCTGACCGCCGGCAGGCCAAGGGCGCTGCCTTCCTCGGCCAGCGCATCGTAGGTCGCCAAGGTCGGCACCACCCAGGCGTCGCGATCCCGGCACAGCGCCGCGGTCTCCGCATCGATCAGATTCCCGTGCTCGATCGACTTGACACCCAATTCGACACAGCGCCGGATCGCTTCCGGCGTGTAGGCGTGCGCCATCACGTAGGTCTTCCAGCTTTCGGCCTCCCAAACGGCCGCCGCGATCTCTTCCTCCGAGTACTGCAGATTCCAGATCGGATCGGCCGGGCTGGCGACACCGCCGGAGGCCATGATCTTGATCTGGGTCGCGCCCTTGCGCAGTTCCTCACGCGCCGCGCGGCGCACCTCCGTGACGCCATCGGCGATCACGCCCATGACATTGCCGTGCTGCCCGCAGAGACAGAAGGCAGGGTGTTCGGCGGCGCGCTCGCGGAAGTCGGCATGACCGCCGGTTTGCGTCAGCGCCTTGCCGGAGTAATAGAGCCGCGGTCCCTCGATCAAGCCGGTCTCGACCGCAAGCGCCAAGCCGAAGTCGGCGCCGCCGGCATCGCGCACCGTGGTAAAGCCCCGCCGCAAGGCGGCCTCCAAAAACCCGCGCGCGTACTGGCCGATGTGGTAGGCGCTCATGGTCTCCAGGCGCGCGATATTCGGATCGGCCGCGACCGCGTGGAAATGAGCGTCGATCAGGCCCGGCATCAGGACGCGACCGCCGGCGTCGATCCGCGTCACCTCGGCGGATCCGGTTCCGATCGCGCCCTCCGCCACCTCCTTGACCATGCCGTCTTCCACCAGCACGGCGGCACCCTCCCGCAGCTCAGGCTCGAAGCCATCGAACAACAGGGTGTTTTCAATCAAAAGCAATGTCATAGGAGCCTTCATCGACAGCATACGGGACTGTGTCCATACCAACGGTATCGGCCACGGGAGTCAAACCCTGGAGGAGACCTGTAAAGCGGACGGGCCTGCCCCAGCCAAACCATCATCGAGGCCGGTATGCGTTTGCTCCTGCGGACCTCCCGAAAGTCCAGCGGGTCCACGCGCAGAAGCTTGCCCCGGGAAGCGCGCCGGCCGGGATTCTGATCCAGACGGTATACCTCGCGTCGCTCGACGTGCCGGTCGAACTGGGGTCGCTTGCCGTCATCCCAAGGGAACGCTTTCACGCGCCGAAACGGTGGCGGCCGACCGAAACCGAGGCGTCTGGATCAGAAGACCTGGAACAGCGCGAGCACCCCGACCGTGGCAACAATCAGCCCAAGCACACGGTTGACCTGGACGATGATATTGCCCGAGACGTTACGCCGCACCGCGCTGGACGCGGCGATCAAGGTCAGCCACCAGAGGGTCGAACCAGCCGCGACACCAAGCACAAGCGTCGTTCCCTTGGCCCAGGTTTCGGCTTCGCCGGACGGCCCGAGCACGCCAAGGCCGGCGAAAGCGCCCATGAATCCCAGGAAGGTAGCCGGATTGATGATCGTCAGCCCGAACCCGCTGAAGACCATGCCGAGACGATTCAGCAGGCCGGCCAGCGACCAGGGGCTGAGGTCGGCCTCCTCCTGCTCGGTCAAAGCCTGCCGGCCCAACAGCTTCGGCGCGTGAATGATCATGTAGAGGCCGTAGCCGAGCAGAAAGACGCCACCGACCAGACTCAGTTCGCCGTGATGGTCTTCGAGCCATTTGATGACGAGTGACAGCCCCAGGGCGGCGATCGCCGCAAAAACACCATCGGCAATGGCCGAGCCGAGGCCGCAAAGCAAGGCTTCGAAGCGATGCCCGTGCAGGGATCGGCGGATGCAGATCGCGCCGACGGCACCGACCGGCGCGGCTACGACAAAGCCGATCGCGATCGCCTGAAGCAAAAGATAGAAGTTGGAAATCATATCGAGAGGGCTGTCCGGCGGCGGCGGCAGCTTGTCCTAACGTCGCGGCGCGAGCGATCCAAGCACTTTCCTGCCCTTGCTGCCGGGTGGAAGAGAGCGATAGGCTACCGTATAAATATTAGACGACCGTCAACAGGCAGTGCCGAATCTAGGAGTTACCTTCGCTATGGTCGATCGTCCCAACTCGCCATCCTTCCGTGACGTGGCGGTCAACTTCCACCCCTACACCAATGCCCGCAAGCATGAGGACAAGGGTGCGATGGTGATCCGCGAGGGTAAGGGCATCCACGTCTACGACGATGCCGGCAAGGAGTATATCGAGGGTTTGGCCGGCCTCTGGTCGGTCGCAGTCGGCTTCGGCGAGGACCGTCTGATCGAGGCGGCACGCGCCCAAATGGCCAAGCTGCCCTATTACCACTCCTTCGCGCACAAGAGCCACGAGCCTTCCATCGAGCTCTCCGAGCGCCTGCTGGCCATGGCGCCGGGCAAGATGTCCAAGGTCTTCTATACCAGCTCGGGGTCGGAGGCGAACGACACAGCCATCAAGCTGGTCTGGTACTACAACAACGCGCTCGGACGGCCGGAAAAGAAGAAGATCATTGGGCGGATCAAGGGCTACCACGGCATCACCATCGCCTCGGGCAGCCTGACCGGACTGCCCTACAACCACAAAGACTTCGACCTGCCGATCAAGAACATCCTGCACACCGCCTGTCCGCACCACTGGCGGTTCGGCTGGGAGGGCGAGAGCGAGGAAGAGTTCGCGTCTCGCTTGGCCGGCGAGTTGGAACAGATGATCCTGTCCGAAGGCCCGGAAACCGTCGCCGCCTTTATCGGCGAGCCGGTAATGGGAGCCGGCGGCGTGATCACGCCGCCCAAGAGCTATTGGCAGAAGATTCAAACCGTCTGCCGGAAGTACGACGTTCTGATCATCGCCGACGAGGTCATCAACGGCTTTGGCCGCACCGGGCAACTCTGGGGCTCGACGACCTATGGTATCGAGCCGGACATGGTGGTCTGCTCCAAGCAGCTCACCTCCAGCTACATGCCGCTGGCCGCCCTGCTCTTCTCCGACAAGATCTATCAGGCGGTCGCTGACAATACGGCGAAGATCGGCACCTTCGGACACGGTTACACCGCCAGCGGCCATCCGGTAGCGACCGCAGTCGCGCTGGAGAACCTGAAGATCATCGAAGAGCGGGATCTGGTCGGCAACGCGGCACGCATGGGCGAGCGGCTCCAGACTGGGCTGCGCCGCTTCGCCGACCATCCGCTGGTTGGCGAGGTGCGCGGCATCGGTCTGATCGGCTGCATCGAACTGGTGGCGGACAAGGCCGGTAAACACCCGTTCGACCCCGTCGGCGCGGTCGGCACCTACTGCTACGAGCGCTGCCAGGAGCATGGCCTGATCATCCGCAATCTTGGCGACCAGATGGCCTTCTGCCCACCGATGATCATCGACGAAACGGGAATCGACAAGTTGCTCGAGCGCTTCGGCCGGGCACTGGACGAAACCGAGAGTTGGGCTGGAAGTCAGCATCTCGCGGCGGAGTAAAGGTCCCGTCGATGCCCCTTACGTGCATCGACGGCCCGCGTTGCAACTGACTGGAAAGAGGTTGGCGGATGCCGTCGTCACGAACGTGTGACCGGGCATTTCCGCCGTGGCTTGAGCGATCTTCCCGGGATCAGCGCTTTCCGCAGCGCAAAAAACCTCTCGAATTCCAAGGGCGCTTTGTCTAGCATTCGCCAGTTGAAACCGCGCACCAACGACGCGGCTCGTTAAAAGCTATCGAACAGGTTAGGCGGGCCCGGATCGCAATGACGCGAACGAAGGGGGCCAAGTACCAGGCATGATCGATCGAGGCGACGTACTCGTCGAGTTCATCGAGGTTCAGAAGAGCTACGACGGCGAAACGCTGGTCGTGAAGAATCTGAACATCGAGATCGCGCGCGGCGAATTCTTGACCATGCTCGGCCCCTCCGGCTCGGGCAAGACGACGTCGTTGATGATGCTGGCCGGATTCGAGGCACCGACGCACGGGGAAATCCGGCTTGGCAGCCGGTCTCTCGCGAACGTTCCGCCTCACAAGCGCGACATCGGCATGGTGTTCCAGAACTACGCCCTCTTCCCGCAT is from Algihabitans albus and encodes:
- a CDS encoding ABC transporter substrate-binding protein; translated protein: MRYRLGLVAAVAAVAALTLSPTQDAQAQEKVFRYATTGDVLGLDPHSNNEGPTNTMKGNIYGLLIHRKPDLSLEPDLAVSWENVDDVTWRFALREGVTFHNGNPFTADDVVYSFERQSQETSDMSFAIATIEEVRKVDDYTVEIVTNGPDPILLLNMPNFYIMDKEWVEENNSFEVVRGAGQTNFPNVNANGTGPYRVVEWVQDNRLVLEPFEGYWNADGMMSNIDRAVLTPIPNDATRVAALLSGEIDMMYPVPLQDIPRLQNEADVDVLEGPELRTIFLGFDQWRDELLDMPGTGQNPFKDQRVRAAFAHAIDLQAIQRVVMRGASTPTGLMVAPGINGFVEDLNTPYEYNPDRSRELLEEAGFADGFPVTLDCPNDRYVNDEAICNAVIPMLERIGINVSLNAQTKSLHFNKIGRAEENNTSFFMLGWTPGSYDSLNPLMQLMTTGAPGHGDWNSGRYNNQQVMDLAERIKTEMDPEARQALITEAFQIHQDDVGHVPLHQQALAWGVRTDTVAEIIQRPFNDVDLRYVVMQ
- a CDS encoding ABC transporter permease, which codes for MFAFVIQRLFQAVLVMLVVAFVSFSLFQFVGDPINNMVGQDATQEQREALRERLGLNDPIPIQFVNFVGNAAQFQFGLSYRLGIPVEDIIAQRLPATIELVLVSAIIALVVGVPMGVYTGLNRNSPISKVFLTVSLIGISLPTFLIGILLILIFGVWLAWLPTFGRGGTIDLGWWETSFLTLQGWRSLVLPAITLALFQLTLIMRLVRAEMLEVLRTDYIKFARARGLSNRAINFGHALKNTLVPVITIIGLQIGSLLAFSIITETVFAWPGMGLLIIQAIQFADIPVMSSYLVLIALFFVVINLIVDLLYYVVDPRLRVERGGGGH
- a CDS encoding ABC transporter ATP-binding protein: MSQIAEDVREKAGTQTQSGAGEQPLLQVQDLARYFDVSPPWLNRVLENEPRSILKAVDGVSFDIPRGKTFSLVGESGCGKSTVARLVVGLYQPTRGTVHFEGVDLASLKTRKQQAPVRKRFQMIFQDPFASLNPRWRVADIIAEPIRAHGIMSDDGQIRRRVGELLEQVRLSARDGEKFPHEFSGGQRQRISIARALASNPEFLVCDEPTSALDVSVQAQILNLMKELQKDLGLTYLFISHDLAVVYHISDYVGVMYLGRLVEWGEAHRVFFNPQHPYTRMLLDAIPDLEMTGRQRIPVAGEVPSPIHPPSGCHFHPRCPFAEDRCRSETPKTLDFAAGGQVRCHAAEEGRLPPPDESGALHAHRDET
- a CDS encoding LysE family translocator; this encodes MISNFYLLLQAIAIGFVVAAPVGAVGAICIRRSLHGHRFEALLCGLGSAIADGVFAAIAALGLSLVIKWLEDHHGELSLVGGVFLLGYGLYMIIHAPKLLGRQALTEQEEADLSPWSLAGLLNRLGMVFSGFGLTIINPATFLGFMGAFAGLGVLGPSGEAETWAKGTTLVLGVAAGSTLWWLTLIAASSAVRRNVSGNIIVQVNRVLGLIVATVGVLALFQVF
- a CDS encoding ABC transporter ATP-binding protein — translated: MSDLDRTPLLEVRDLRVEFPTRRGTLVAVNGVSFDIKEGEVLGVVGESGAGKSLTGSAVIGLLEPPGRIAAGEVLLKGRRIDNLSYREMRQIRGREIGMVFQDPLTSLNPLYTVGRQLVETIQTHRNISEDAARKQAIDLLSEVGIPAPERRIDQYPHQFSGGMRQRVVIALALCVNPKLVIADEPTTALDVSIQAQIIKLLKRMCKEHGAAVMLITHDMGVIAETADRVAVMYAGRIAEIGPVRDVVQNAKHPYTHGLMGSIPMIGHDTERLTQIEGSMPRLTEIPQGCAFNPRCPNVHDRCRVERPELISVDRTQVACWLFDEGAKKAAE
- a CDS encoding metal-dependent hydrolase family protein → MTLLLIENTLLFDGFEPELREGAAVLVEDGMVKEVAEGAIGTGSAEVTRIDAGGRVLMPGLIDAHFHAVAADPNIARLETMSAYHIGQYARGFLEAALRRGFTTVRDAGGADFGLALAVETGLIEGPRLYYSGKALTQTGGHADFRERAAEHPAFCLCGQHGNVMGVIADGVTEVRRAAREELRKGATQIKIMASGGVASPADPIWNLQYSEEEIAAAVWEAESWKTYVMAHAYTPEAIRRCVELGVKSIEHGNLIDAETAALCRDRDAWVVPTLATYDALAEEGSALGLPAVSIAKVADVRTTGLEALEILKAAGVKMGFGSDLLGEMHRHQSREFLIRAEVLSPLEVLRQATSGNAELMNRTGKLGCVAPGAYADLLLIDGNPLADLELLQDQGRHMPLIVKAGEIYKNTL
- a CDS encoding peptide ABC transporter substrate-binding protein, coding for MGREPTALTPGRLLRRCGLLLAFLALSALPAGTPRAAGGAGTLTIGVTQFPSTLHPNIDSMLAKSYLQGMTLRPLTHYDHDWEVVCFLCTEVPSLEAGSAVLETTPDGGEGIAVTYSIHPEATWGDGTPVTTEDVLFTWDVGRHPQSGVSNFELYRRILDITVIDDKTFTFHADRVTFEYGSSADFRVLPAHIERPIFESDPASYRTRTAFDSDPTNPGLAFGPYKVVSMTPGAEVALEPNETWFGAPPAFDRIVVRVIENTPALEANLLSGAIDMVPGAMGLTVDQALAFEQRHGDDWNVLFKPGLVYEHIDLMLDNPILADRRVRQALLHGIDRDAISERLFAGRNPVADGNVSPLDWVYSEAVPTYAFDPARAGDLLEEAGWTREGGSGVRRNAAGEPLRLEIMTTAGDRTRELVQQVIQSQLQDIGVELTIRNEPARVFFGQTVSQRRFSGLAMFAWFSSPENVPRTTLHCEQIPTEENSWGGQNYPGYCTPEMDALIDRIEVELDREARAELWAELQRLYATDLPALPLYWRAQPYVLPPWLEGLRPTGHMGPTTLWVEEWRRAE
- a CDS encoding ABC transporter permease, with product MAEVAREPGGAGAAPQLTLAGKIADGWHRFLDSDVFYSFKRSPLTIVAFAVTVLLFLGAFLAPWVAPHDTTNMASLNLMDAFKPPAWSSGGDASFPLGTDDQGRDMLSGIMFGMQASLVIGFASVVLAAIIGTILGLISGYVGGRVDSVIMRFADIQLTFPAILIALLVDGIVGSVLPRNTAEELTYPVLILAIASSLWVNFARTVRGSTLVEKNREYVQAAKVIGIHPALIMVRHVLPNVMGPVLVIGTLSLALAVLTEATLSFLGVGIPSSEPSLGTLIRIGQEYLFSGEWWMTIFPGVALVILVLAVNLLGDWLRDALNPKLR